A genomic region of Drosophila kikkawai strain 14028-0561.14 chromosome X, DkikHiC1v2, whole genome shotgun sequence contains the following coding sequences:
- the LOC108083553 gene encoding box C/D snoRNA protein 1 yields the protein MTETSSNGSFSPRLGMCEVCAAKEARYACPKCEVKTCSLACVQIHKKELACDGQRDRTKFVPLSQMTAREFMSDYCFLEEATRYAEARQSDRSKRFTHDNSNNRSLPVPQHRLRTAAHSRSIRLQLLLPNFSRHKENTTYLDWKLRRLFWRVEWLFVNIPLEEDDDGQAQPVARFVDARCDENETLANLALKYVDLQQETALRHRKRLAHHQTAGIGQLNFWLRAEGVPRSATCCYALEAAKPLGKNLAGKTIVEFPTIYVTYHPKPPLGLEAIESELDEEISSACPPAAKKAKEEQEEDNHDKSNNRSLLEPQVASTCVDDRELEEDSSASEEEAEIDIFRGIATSFPSEDESEEEDEDNNLAFEGSYTEQGDAEPSERKSGT from the exons ATGACAGAGACCAGCAGTAATGGCAGCTTTAGCCCCCGCCTGGGCATGTGCGAGGTGTGTGCCGCCAAGGAGGCGCGCTACGCCTGCCCCAAGTGCGAGGTAAAGACCTGCAGCCTGGCCTGCGTCCAGATCCACAAAAAGGAGCTGGCCTGCGATGGCCAGCGGGACCGCACCAAGTTTGTGCCCCTCAGCCAGATGACGGCCCGCGAGTTCATGAGCGACTACTGCTTCCTGGAGGAGGCCACACGGTACGCGGAAGCCCGCCAGTCCGATCGCAGCAAGCGCTTCACCCacgacaacagcaacaacaggagCCTCCCAGTGCCGCAGCACCGACTGCGAACGGCGGCGCACTCGCGCAGTATACGACTCCAGCTGCTGCTACCGAACTTTAGCAGGCACAAGGAGAACACGACTTATCTGGACTGGAAGCTGAGACGACTCTTCTGGCGCGTGGAGTGGCTGTTTGTAAACATTCCGCtggaggaggacgacgacggcCAGGCCCAGCCAGTGGCTCGCTTCGTGGATGCCCGTTGCGACGAGAATGAAACTCTGGCGAATCTAGCCCTTAAGTATGTGGATCTGCAGCAGGAGACGGCGCTGAGGCATCGCAAGCGTTTGGCCCACCACCAAACGGCGGGCATTGGCCAGCTGAACTTTTGGCTGCGTGCCGAAGGCGTTCCCCGTAGCGCCACATGTTGCTATGCCCTGGAAGCGGCAAAGCCTTTGGGCAAGAATCTAGCCGGCAAGACCATCGTCGAGTTTCCCACCATCTATGTTACCTACCATCCAAAGCCGCCCTTGGGGCTCGAGGCCATCGAAAGCG aactgGATGAAGAGATATCGTCTGCCTGCCCGCCAGCAGCCAAAAAAGCCAAGGAAGAGCAGGAAGAGGACAACCATGACAAGAGCAATAACAGAAGCCTCTTGGAGCCGCAGGTGGCGTCCACATGTGTAGATG aTAGAGAACTGGAGGAAGATTCATCCGCGTCAGAGGAAGAGGCCGAGATTGATATATTTCGCGGAATTGCCACATCCTTTCCTAGCGAGGATGAGAGCGAAGAGGAAGACGAAGATAATAACTTGGCTTTCGAGGGAAGTTACACAGAACAAGGCGATGCGGAGCCCTCAGAGAGGAAATCAGGAACATAG